From the genome of Scytonema hofmannii PCC 7110, one region includes:
- a CDS encoding ATP-binding sensor histidine kinase, translating into MSVHLNKIFTIPGYRILEKIYAGSKTLVCRGIRENDQEPVVIKLIQSKYPSFAQIAQFRNQYAIATNLHISGIIQTYSLEHCNNSYALVMEDFGGVSLKDYLNHVKVSNTIPLEEFFHIAVQIASTLHELHRHHVIHKDIKPANILINPTTFEVKLIDFSIASLLPKEIQSLTNPNFLEGTLAYISPEQTGRMNRGIDYRSDFYSLGVTFFELLTGQLPFTTKDPIELVYSHIAKQPPNASDINCHIPKCLSDLIGKLMAKNSEDRYQSCFGLKSDLEMCLQQWQKTGNITPFQLGQRDISDRFIIPEKLYGRQQEVETLLAAFERVTSGTTEMVLVTGASGIGKTAVVNEVHKPILRQRGYFIKGKFDQFQRDIPLSGLVQAFEDLIRQLLSEPDRVLQHWKTAILAALGMQAQIVIDVIPNLELIIGPQPPVAELSSIAAQNRFNLLFQRFIKVFGTKEHPLVLFLDDLQWADAASLKLLELLMSPSTTVRTYPSVIKRHENESSVPEDIENSHQLQKNLLLIGACRDNEVSQTHPLFFTIKAIEKTQATISYIKLQSLSLFDLNSLIADTLHYEKSVSLTLTEIVFAKTQGNPFFCYQFLKKLQIEGAITFNFEARFWQYEITKVKALTFTENVLEFMALQIEKLARETQAVLKLAACIGNQFDLKTLAIVHQKSEVDTANDLWTALLEGLIIQDSEKYTSPKYKFIHDRVQQAAYSLISESQKKIIHLQIGQLLLSTISVEERKEKIFELVNQLNTAAELISDPTARHELINMNLIAGRKALASTAYAAALKYFNTGIQLLTVDCWESDYNLSLTLYEKAAEAAYLDGDFEHMQKIADIVLEKAKTLLDKIKVYEVIIQARGSQNKLIEAISIALSFLKLLGTEFPENPKQTDIQNELEITTSNLANFSIETLIHLPEMKELLPLAVMRILSSITALVYPVSPQLFLLMILKQVNLSIKYGNAPSSAFAYITYGLTLCGVVEDIESGYQFGKLGKILLTREQTSSVTAKVLEVFHHLIRPWKEHIRETLKPLLNTYSIALETGDLEFAAYALYGYSYTAYFTGQELTELEGEIAIYSSTLQKIKQHRVFYWNEIYRQTVLNLCQVSEKPDCLIGEAYDEEKMLPIHLETNDGVALLFLYLCKLQLCYLFGDYSRSIEYAAKAEEYLYAGLGMIILPIFNFYDSLSLLARYPSVQPSEQEQIWIMVIANQEKMQKWAYHAPMNFLHKFYLVKAEQHRIQHEYAEAVDSYEDAIAYAQQNQYINEEALANELAARFYLEWNKLKIAQVYLTDAYFGYVRWGAKAKADNLTKRYPQLFTPILQEKKIQLELSKNASNSIIPVSTSSTNRTFSGSDTSISDSLDLTAVIKASIALSKEIELEQLLSTLMQVVMENAGASKCALILNEGENLSLAVTSNSASVPPHTNFPSIPLTSSQYVPITLINYVKRTQEMLVIDDINEHIILASDSYIIDQNPKSLLCIPIINQGKLLGILYLENNLIIAAFSQNRLELLKLITTQAAISLENAILYQNLAQASERLEQYNHSLEEKVAERTQALHRRNQQLQQAIKKLKHTQTQLVQSEKMSSLGQMVAGIAHEINNPVNFIHGNIIHANNYINQLLEFIEISQLEYPNSSELLQHKYQEIDLDFLKEDLPKIMNSMKTGTTRIQNIVLGLRNFSRLDEAEMKPVDIHEGINSTLMILHHKFKAKVERPEIQVIKEYGNLPKVECYVNQLNQVFMNILGNAIDALEIATGKSELENRKINTPIANPKSLIPKICIRTFIAENHTVKILIADNGSGMTQEVMQKIFDPFFTTKRIGSGTGLGLSISYQIVVEKHKGSLTCNSMLGQGTEFIIKIPIRQSKG; encoded by the coding sequence ATGTCTGTACATCTAAACAAAATTTTTACTATTCCTGGCTATCGCATCTTGGAAAAAATTTATGCAGGCAGCAAAACTCTAGTTTGCCGGGGTATTAGAGAAAATGACCAAGAACCAGTCGTTATTAAACTAATACAAAGCAAATATCCAAGTTTTGCTCAAATTGCTCAGTTTCGCAACCAGTATGCGATCGCAACTAATCTTCATATTTCAGGTATTATCCAAACCTATAGTTTGGAACATTGTAATAACAGCTATGCTTTGGTAATGGAAGATTTCGGTGGTGTTTCTTTAAAAGACTATTTAAATCATGTCAAAGTCTCAAATACAATACCTCTAGAAGAGTTTTTCCATATTGCTGTTCAAATAGCTTCTACTCTCCACGAGTTGCATCGGCACCACGTGATTCATAAAGACATTAAACCTGCAAACATCCTAATTAATCCCACCACCTTTGAGGTCAAGTTAATAGATTTTAGTATTGCGTCCCTACTCCCAAAAGAAATTCAGTCCCTTACCAATCCCAATTTTTTAGAAGGCACATTAGCTTATATTTCCCCCGAACAAACCGGAAGGATGAACCGAGGGATCGATTACCGTAGCGATTTTTATTCTCTTGGAGTCACATTTTTTGAACTCCTTACCGGGCAGTTACCCTTCACCACTAAAGATCCTATAGAGTTAGTCTATTCTCATATTGCCAAGCAACCGCCAAATGCAAGCGACATTAATTGCCACATTCCAAAGTGTCTGTCCGATCTGATCGGCAAACTGATGGCAAAAAATAGTGAAGATCGCTATCAAAGTTGTTTCGGATTAAAGTCTGATTTAGAAATGTGTTTGCAACAATGGCAAAAGACTGGAAATATCACACCTTTCCAGTTAGGACAACGTGATATTTCAGACCGTTTTATTATTCCTGAAAAACTCTATGGTCGCCAACAGGAAGTAGAGACTCTACTTGCTGCCTTCGAGCGAGTCACAAGTGGAACGACAGAAATGGTGTTGGTTACTGGTGCTTCTGGTATCGGCAAAACTGCTGTTGTCAACGAAGTTCACAAACCCATTTTGCGACAACGAGGTTATTTTATTAAAGGAAAATTTGACCAGTTCCAACGCGATATTCCCTTATCGGGTCTGGTGCAGGCTTTTGAAGACTTAATAAGACAACTCCTGAGTGAACCCGATCGTGTTCTTCAACACTGGAAAACAGCCATTTTAGCAGCATTGGGTATGCAGGCTCAGATCGTTATTGATGTTATTCCGAACTTAGAATTGATTATTGGTCCTCAACCACCAGTCGCTGAACTATCTAGTATCGCTGCACAAAATCGTTTTAATTTATTGTTTCAAAGATTTATTAAAGTATTCGGTACTAAAGAGCATCCTCTGGTTCTTTTTCTGGACGATTTACAATGGGCAGATGCAGCTTCGTTAAAACTTCTTGAATTATTAATGAGTCCAAGTACAACAGTTAGAACATATCCCTCTGTAATAAAAAGACATGAAAATGAATCTTCAGTGCCAGAAGATATAGAAAATTCTCATCAGCTTCAAAAAAATTTATTATTAATTGGCGCTTGCCGCGATAATGAAGTTTCACAAACACATCCACTGTTCTTCACAATTAAAGCTATTGAAAAGACACAAGCAACTATTAGTTATATTAAGCTTCAATCTTTAAGTTTATTTGACTTAAATTCTTTGATAGCTGATACTCTTCATTATGAAAAATCAGTTTCCCTAACTCTTACAGAAATAGTATTTGCTAAAACTCAAGGTAATCCATTCTTTTGTTATCAATTTCTCAAAAAACTACAAATAGAAGGAGCTATTACATTTAATTTTGAGGCTAGATTTTGGCAATATGAAATTACCAAAGTGAAGGCGCTAACTTTCACAGAGAACGTTTTAGAATTTATGGCGCTTCAAATTGAAAAGTTGGCAAGAGAAACTCAAGCTGTCTTAAAATTGGCTGCATGTATAGGAAACCAATTTGATTTAAAGACGCTTGCGATCGTACATCAAAAATCCGAGGTAGATACGGCAAATGACTTATGGACAGCCTTACTTGAAGGGCTTATTATACAAGACAGTGAAAAATATACCTCACCTAAATACAAATTTATACACGATCGCGTACAGCAAGCTGCTTATTCTTTAATATCCGAAAGCCAAAAAAAGATAATTCATTTACAAATTGGACAATTGCTGTTGAGTACTATATCAGTTGAAGAACGAAAAGAAAAAATTTTTGAATTAGTCAATCAACTGAATACAGCAGCAGAATTAATTAGCGATCCAACCGCTCGTCATGAATTGATAAATATGAATTTGATTGCTGGAAGAAAAGCTTTAGCATCAACTGCTTATGCAGCAGCATTGAAGTATTTTAATACTGGTATACAGTTACTGACTGTTGATTGTTGGGAGTCAGACTATAATCTTAGCCTCACTTTATATGAAAAAGCAGCAGAGGCGGCATACTTAGATGGTGATTTTGAACATATGCAAAAAATAGCAGATATTGTGTTGGAAAAAGCAAAAACGCTATTAGATAAAATCAAAGTTTATGAAGTTATAATTCAAGCTCGTGGTTCGCAGAATAAACTTATAGAAGCAATTAGCATTGCGCTATCATTTCTAAAATTGTTAGGAACGGAATTTCCAGAAAATCCCAAGCAGACTGATATTCAAAATGAACTAGAGATAACAACTTCAAATCTGGCAAATTTCAGTATTGAAACCTTAATTCATTTGCCAGAAATGAAAGAACTTTTGCCTTTAGCAGTAATGCGTATTCTCTCTAGTATTACAGCTCTAGTGTATCCAGTTTCTCCTCAGTTATTTCTGTTGATGATTCTTAAACAAGTTAATTTATCTATTAAATACGGAAATGCTCCTTCATCCGCTTTTGCTTATATCACCTATGGATTAACGCTTTGTGGAGTCGTAGAAGATATTGAGTCTGGATATCAATTTGGCAAACTAGGCAAAATTTTGTTGACTAGAGAACAAACTAGCTCTGTAACTGCAAAAGTTTTAGAAGTATTTCATCATTTAATTAGACCTTGGAAAGAGCATATTAGGGAAACACTAAAACCTCTGCTAAATACTTATTCTATAGCTTTAGAGACGGGGGATTTAGAATTTGCGGCTTATGCTCTTTATGGTTATTCTTATACTGCATATTTCACGGGTCAAGAGCTAACAGAACTAGAAGGAGAAATAGCAATATACAGCAGTACTCTGCAAAAAATAAAACAGCATAGAGTCTTTTACTGGAATGAAATTTATCGACAAACCGTTCTCAATCTTTGTCAAGTTTCTGAGAAACCTGATTGTTTAATTGGTGAGGCTTATGATGAAGAAAAAATGCTGCCAATCCATTTAGAGACGAATGATGGAGTTGCACTTTTGTTTTTATATTTATGTAAACTTCAACTTTGCTATTTATTTGGTGATTACTCTCGTAGTATTGAATATGCAGCCAAAGCAGAAGAGTATTTATATGCTGGACTGGGGATGATAATTCTTCCGATTTTTAATTTCTATGACTCGCTATCTCTTTTAGCAAGGTATCCTAGCGTTCAACCATCAGAACAAGAACAAATTTGGATAATGGTGATAGCTAATCAAGAAAAAATGCAGAAATGGGCTTATCATGCTCCCATGAATTTTTTGCATAAATTTTACTTGGTTAAAGCAGAGCAACATCGGATTCAACATGAATATGCCGAGGCTGTGGACTCTTACGAAGATGCTATTGCATATGCTCAACAAAACCAGTATATCAATGAAGAAGCTCTTGCTAACGAACTAGCTGCTAGATTTTATTTAGAATGGAACAAATTAAAAATTGCCCAAGTTTACCTAACAGATGCTTACTTTGGCTATGTTCGCTGGGGTGCTAAAGCTAAAGCTGACAATTTGACAAAACGCTATCCTCAGTTATTTACCCCTATTCTTCAAGAAAAAAAAATTCAGCTAGAACTCAGTAAAAATGCCTCTAATAGTATTATACCTGTATCTACTAGTAGCACTAATCGAACTTTCTCTGGATCGGATACAAGTATTTCTGACTCTCTAGATTTGACAGCGGTTATCAAAGCCTCTATTGCACTTTCCAAGGAAATTGAACTGGAACAATTGCTATCTACTTTAATGCAGGTAGTTATGGAAAATGCTGGAGCTTCTAAATGTGCTTTGATTTTGAATGAAGGAGAAAATTTATCCTTAGCTGTCACTTCCAACTCAGCTTCTGTACCCCCTCATACAAATTTCCCATCAATCCCGTTAACATCTAGCCAATATGTTCCGATAACTTTGATTAACTATGTAAAACGCACACAAGAAATGTTAGTTATTGATGATATTAATGAACACATAATATTAGCATCCGATAGTTATATTATAGATCAAAATCCCAAGAGTCTTTTGTGTATACCTATTATTAATCAAGGAAAGTTGCTTGGTATTCTTTATTTGGAAAATAATCTGATAATTGCAGCGTTTTCTCAAAATCGTTTAGAACTACTCAAACTGATTACGACTCAAGCCGCAATCTCCTTAGAAAATGCTATTCTCTATCAAAATTTAGCACAAGCAAGCGAGCGCTTAGAGCAGTACAATCATAGCTTAGAAGAAAAAGTGGCTGAGAGAACACAAGCACTTCACAGAAGAAATCAACAATTGCAACAAGCAATAAAGAAGTTAAAACATACTCAAACTCAATTAGTTCAAAGTGAAAAAATGTCGAGTTTAGGACAAATGGTGGCAGGAATTGCTCATGAAATCAATAACCCTGTCAATTTTATTCATGGCAATATTATTCATGCTAATAATTATATAAATCAATTATTAGAATTCATAGAAATTTCTCAACTAGAATACCCTAATTCTTCCGAGCTACTACAACATAAATATCAGGAAATAGACTTAGATTTTCTAAAAGAAGACTTGCCCAAAATTATGAATTCAATGAAAACAGGAACTACACGTATTCAAAATATTGTGTTAGGGCTGCGTAACTTTTCTCGTTTAGACGAAGCAGAAATGAAACCAGTTGATATTCATGAGGGAATCAACAGTACTTTAATGATTTTACATCACAAATTTAAAGCCAAGGTAGAAAGACCTGAAATTCAAGTTATAAAAGAATACGGAAACCTACCCAAAGTTGAATGTTATGTTAATCAACTTAACCAAGTCTTTATGAATATACTGGGAAATGCGATTGATGCGTTGGAAATAGCGACTGGGAAATCGGAACTAGAGAACAGAAAGATAAATACCCCAATTGCCAATCCTAAATCCCTAATCCCTAAAATTTGTATTCGTACATTTATTGCAGAAAACCATACCGTAAAGATTCTGATTGCTGACAACGGTTCTGGAATGACTCAGGAAGTTATGCAAAAAATATTCGATCCATTTTTTACAACTAAGCGAATAGGAAGTGGTACAGGTTTGGGGTTATCAATTAGCTACCAAATTGTAGTAGAAAAACATAAGGGTAGTTTAACTTGTAATTCCATGCTAGGCCAGGGAACTGAATTTATTATTAAAATACCAATAAGGCAGAGTAAGGGATGA
- a CDS encoding alpha-amylase family glycosyl hydrolase, with protein sequence MAKPIEFNLFAPYNEGAAVIGSFSNWEPIPMQKGDDGYFRTTVELEDGTYQYKFRVKSKSWFFEPDQSVDVTDPYATNIDELGGHDNGLIQIKDGERIVDTYVWQHDDRPLPADHELVIYELHVTDFSGGEDDPYARGKYKHVVEKLDYLCELGINAIELMPVKEYPGSYSWGYNPRFFFATESSYGSTAELKNLIDECHARGIRVIMDGIYNHSEASCPLTQIDHDYWYHHAPRDPDNNWGPEFNYEQYDENLETYPARKFIGDTVRFWISEYHLDGIRYDAARQIANYDFMHWIVQETKKTASMKPFYNIAEHIPETPSITNVDGPMDGCWHDSFLHTVVAHLCGDTFDLEQLKDVIDCKRQGFMGSTNVVNYLANHDHNRLIVELGNRKVFDEDAFKRLKLGAVLLMTAVGVPMLWMGQEFAEYKPKTQESSKIDWKLLGNDLNRGLFEYYKGLINLRKHNHALYTENIDFIHENPEAKVLAYSRWNDEGSRVVVVANFSENFLGGYHVPNFPSSGTWHEWTSNYDIEAGDDGIMTDLGPYEAKVFVWQ encoded by the coding sequence ATGGCAAAACCAATAGAATTCAACTTATTTGCACCTTATAATGAAGGCGCTGCTGTCATTGGTTCTTTTTCTAACTGGGAACCGATCCCAATGCAAAAAGGTGATGATGGTTATTTTCGCACAACTGTTGAATTAGAGGACGGTACTTATCAATATAAATTTCGCGTTAAATCTAAATCTTGGTTTTTTGAACCCGACCAATCGGTAGATGTGACCGATCCTTACGCCACTAACATTGATGAATTGGGCGGACATGACAATGGCCTTATACAAATCAAAGATGGCGAACGTATTGTTGACACTTATGTTTGGCAACATGACGATCGCCCTTTGCCTGCAGACCATGAATTGGTGATTTATGAGTTACACGTTACTGACTTTTCTGGTGGTGAAGATGACCCTTATGCACGTGGCAAATACAAGCACGTTGTTGAAAAGTTAGATTATCTGTGCGAACTGGGAATTAACGCCATTGAGTTAATGCCAGTTAAAGAATACCCTGGTAGTTATAGTTGGGGTTATAATCCTCGTTTCTTTTTTGCCACAGAGTCAAGTTATGGTTCAACAGCAGAGTTGAAAAATCTTATTGATGAGTGCCATGCTAGAGGCATTCGTGTCATTATGGATGGTATTTATAACCATTCAGAAGCATCTTGTCCTCTCACACAAATCGACCACGATTATTGGTATCATCATGCTCCCCGCGATCCTGATAATAACTGGGGACCTGAATTTAATTACGAACAATATGATGAAAATTTAGAGACTTATCCTGCTCGAAAATTTATTGGGGATACGGTTCGTTTTTGGATTAGTGAATATCATCTTGACGGTATTCGTTATGATGCGGCACGGCAAATTGCTAACTATGATTTCATGCACTGGATTGTGCAGGAAACTAAAAAAACTGCTAGCATGAAGCCTTTTTATAATATTGCCGAACACATTCCTGAAACTCCTAGCATCACCAATGTAGACGGACCAATGGATGGTTGCTGGCATGATAGTTTCCTCCATACTGTTGTTGCACACCTTTGCGGTGATACCTTTGATTTAGAGCAACTCAAAGATGTCATTGACTGCAAGCGCCAAGGTTTCATGGGAAGTACAAATGTTGTGAATTACTTGGCAAACCACGATCACAATCGCCTGATAGTAGAACTAGGAAACCGCAAAGTTTTTGATGAAGATGCTTTTAAACGATTGAAGTTGGGTGCAGTTCTCCTTATGACGGCTGTAGGTGTACCCATGCTTTGGATGGGTCAAGAATTTGCAGAGTACAAGCCGAAAACACAAGAGTCATCCAAAATTGATTGGAAATTACTGGGCAATGATTTGAATCGTGGCTTATTTGAATATTACAAAGGTTTGATTAACCTGCGGAAACACAATCATGCTCTTTACACGGAAAATATTGACTTCATTCACGAAAATCCAGAGGCAAAAGTTTTAGCATACAGCCGATGGAATGATGAAGGCTCTCGTGTTGTCGTCGTCGCCAATTTCTCAGAAAACTTCTTAGGTGGGTATCATGTGCCTAACTTCCCTAGTAGTGGTACATGGCACGAATGGACTAGCAACTACGATATTGAAGCTGGTGATGATGGGATCATGACTGACTTAGGACCTTATGAAGCCAAAGTGTTTGTTTGGCAGTAA